In the genome of Clostridia bacterium, the window TCAGAGATTCAACCCCATCGAGGGCCTCAAGCACGGGACGATCTTCCCGGAGCTAGTCATGGCCTACGTGCCTGAGCGGGAATGCCCGTGTGAGCCAAAGGAGGCAGATGGCTAATGCCGTGTGTGAGAACCCGCGAGGAGATGCTCGAACGGATTCAGGCTCTTGAGTTCACCGCAGTCGACCTGAACCTGTACCTCGACACACATCCATGTGACTCCAGGGCCTTGGCCGATTACAACCAGGTATGTGTGGCGCTGCGTCAAACATGTGACGCGTACGAGCACGCGTTTGGACCGATGATGAACTTCGGGAACTCGATAGCGCGCTGCCGGTGGTCATGGGTGGATGAGCCATGGCCCTGGCAAAGTCAATCTTGATTCCGGCCGTGCGGAAGGAGGGAATGCCAGATGTGGGTGTATGAGAAGAAACTCGAGTATCCCATGAAGGTGAGCGGACCGAATCCAAAGCTCGCGAAGTCCGTGGTCACCCAGTATGGAGGCCCTGACGGGGAGCTAGGCGCGTCCATGCGCTACCTTACGCAGCGCTACTCCATGCCAACCTCCCAGGCAGTGGGGGTCCTGACCGATATCGGAACAGAGGAATTGGCTCACATGGAGATGGTGGCATCTCTCGTGTACAACCTGCTCAAGGGGGCATCGATCCAACAAATAAAGGCGGCTGGGATGGATGGCTACTACGCCGATCACGATAGGTCGGTATTCCTTGTGAACGGTGACGGTGTCCCGTGGATTGCCGCGTACATCCAGTCCAAGGGCGATCCCATAGCCGATCTCCACGAAGACCTGGCCGCCGAGGAGAAAGCCAGGGCCACGTATGAGCATCTCATCAACCTATCAGACGACCCGGGCGCTACCGATGTTCTCCGTTTCCTGCGTGAACGGGAGGTAGTGCATTTCCAGAGATTCGGCGAGACGCTCAACCTCGTTCATGAGCATCTATCATCTAGGAAGGTCTGGTGACACCGAGACCGCGCCTCAGCTGCCCGAGCATGGAGCGAGCAGCATGCACGGGCAGCTTGACGCGCATATTGCATTGTGCTAACTTGTGTACATCTTATATGCATTACCAGAATTTGTAGAGAGTCGGGTGTTCGAATTGCGCAGCCTGGTCAACGAGATTCAGTCAATCGGCCTCATCAACCCAGGAGCTATACACCACAACCTTTCGCTGCCGTCGCTTATTGAAGCCGCCTTGGCAAACGGCGAAGGCGTTCTCAGCGCCACAGGCGCACTGTGCGTTGCCACGGGGAAGTACACCGGCCGTTCTCCGGAGGATAAGTTCGTGGTGGACGAGCCTGAGAGCCACGACAGGATTGCGTGGGGAAACGTGAACAAACCCTTCTCGCAGGAGCGGTTCGACGCGCTTTACAGGAGGGTTATGGCATACCTTCAGGGCAGGCAAGTCTATGTGTTCGATGGGTTCGCGGGAGCAGATCCAGCCTACGAGCTGCCCATTAGGGTGATCAACCAGTACGCGTGGCAGAACGCCTTCATCACCCAGCTCCTGCTCCGGCCCTCGGCTGAGCAACTCAAGTCGCACAAGCCCAGTTTCACCGTCATTGCCGCCCCAGGCTTCAATGCGGATCCGGAGCTCGATGGAACAAGGTCAGAAGCGTTCGTAATCGTCAACTTCGCGAAGAGGGTCGTGCTGATCGGTGGAACGCACTACGCAGGAGAAATGAAGAAGTCCGTGTTTACTGTGATGAACTACCTGATGCCCCTGGCGGGCGTGCTGCCGATGCACTGTTCCGCGAATGTAGGCGCTGACGGGAGGACGGCCCTATTCTTCGGGCTTTCCGGAACTGGGAAGACAACGCTTTCCGCAGACCCTGCACGCAGGCTTATTGGCGATGATGAGCACGGATGGGACGACAGCGGCATCTTCAACTTCGAAGGAGGATGCTATGCCAAATGCATCGGCCTTTCCCATGAGCATGAACCGCAGATCTGGGATGCGATCAAGTTCGGCTCCATCACAGAGAACGTGTTGGTGGATCCACTGACACGGATCCCGGACTATTCAAGCGACTCGATCACTGAGAACACACGCGCGGGATATCCGGTGGAGTATATTCCGAATGCGCAGATCCCTGGAGTCGGAGGCCACCCATCCACGGTGATCTTTCTGACCGCTGATGCCTTCGGAGTGATGCCACCCATCTCCAAACTGGATCGGGCAGCTGCCATGTACCACTTCATCTCCGGGTACACAAGCAAACTCGCAGGAACCGAACGTGGGATTATTGAGCCTACGGCCACCTTCTCCGCCTGTTTCGGCGCTCCGTTCCTTCCCATGCCGCCTGCGAAATACGCTGAGATGCTGGGGGATAGGCTGGACAAGCATGGTTCGGCAGTGTATCTGGTGAACACCGGATGGATTGGCGGGCCTTACGGTGTCGGCAAGAGGATCAGCCTCAGGCATACTCGCGCCATGGTCTCTGCTGCACTCGATGGATCGCTCGACTCGGCAGCATACAGCCGGGATCCGATCTTCAACGTCCTCGTGCCAGCGTCCTGCCCAGGTGTTCCGCAGGAGACTCTCAACCAGAGAGGACTGTGGGCTGACAGTGCGGCGTACGACAGGGCCGCGCAGGATCTCGCTCACAGATTCGCGAAGAACTTCGCCAGCTTTCAGGGCATGCATGCTGAGATCGGATCAGCGGGACCCATCGCGTAGGGCGCAGATCCTGGGGCGGGTGGTTCGGGGCCGATAGGTCAAGCGGCGCGATTAGTGCCCGGCCCCGGGGAGAACCTGCTCAATGCCCTATGCGAAGTGAGCAGCTCACGTTCCGCATGTAACATATGGCAAGCAGGCATTTGGGGAATGATCAGCTAAAGGCTTATTTGCTCGCTCTGGTAATGTGGATCCCGGAGGTGCATGCTGTTGCACAACGTGTGTAGAACACGAAGAGATGGCACTCCGCGTTTGGATAGACTCGCGCCACGGTTTTAACGTGCCACGACTCCTTCGGCTTGCAGGCTTTGACGCCAATATCTACACCGATCCTTCGCCCCATATTCAGCACCCTCGGGCCTTGAGTCGCTTGGTTTTCAGAGGAAGCGGTTTTCTCGCGGAATTGTTATGCAGACCGACGGCGATAGTGCGATACTCCGAGGGTCCGGAGCATCTTGTCCGGGAACGGCTTTGATTCGGAAAGCAGCCGACTGCCATCGGGAAGCTGAACAACGATGACAGCATCAAACGAATCCAGGATCATCCGTGCTGTAGGCCGTTTTGTTGTCCTTTTGCCCGGGATCGGCAACTCCTCATCAGTGGCTTCAGCATAACGCCTTGCTCGTCGCTGGATGATCGCACGAACCAGAGCTGCGAGGAGCACTACATATGCAAGAGCCTCCAGCCGTTCAGGCTTCTGAATATGGACTGGGGCTCCGAGGGCGCCCAGAATACTGGCGTTTCGGCCCCCAGACCACCAGCATTGAGACGCCCCAACGGGCATGGAGACACACGTTTGGCCAGGGTCGGGTGGTCAGCGTGGCGCGCTGCTGCAGCCGCGCCACATATATGATCCCCGGCTGTGTCCCCGCGCCGCCTGACGAGGCGCGACCAACGCGATCGAGCACTGGAACGATACTGTCGATGAAACCAGCATTGAGACGCCCGCAGTGTCGATGAAACCAGCATTGAGATCCTCCAAACGCGCGTTCCGGCGAAATTGGCGACACTGCGCGCGAGAGAGCGGGATCATGGCATAATGTGGCGCGGCTGACTTGCAGCTAGACGTGTTTTCGGAAATCGCCCGCGCGCGTCATGGAATCTGCGCGAACCTCGACCGCGGGAGTCGGACCGTCAATGTCGACCAATTGGACACTGACCCCGTGGTCAATGTCCAATTGAGTGGCATTGAGCGCGCGACAATGCCGGTTTGGCCGACATTGACAGCCTGCGGGACCGGAATCTTGAGAACCACGGAGCCGCATCAGCGGCTGTAGACGGCGTGCGAGACGTTGCCTTCCGCGATGCCAAGGCAATGCCCCGGGTACAGACTATCTAGCGAGCTCAGGGCTGCAGCGAAAACCGAGCGATTGAACGCCCAAGGGTGCTGAACATGGGATAGACTCGCCCCACGGTTTTGACGTGCCATGACTCCTTCGGCTTGCAGGCTTTGATGCCAATATCTACACCGATCCTTCGCCGAATTGGTTGAGGGGTTCATCTCCGAATTCCAAGCTGGGAACATTTACATGCGGGACGTGAGGAGCAGGAGTCCTATCTGGATTGCGAGGCTCCCAAGCCATCTCATGCAAACCTGATGCGAGATTCTCAATTGTGCTCCTCATGGCGATCACTCGGAGCCATTTCGATGGGATCGCTTCTACTCCGTAATAGGCCCCTGCGAGCTGCCCATACACTGCAGCAGTGGTATCCGCATCATCCCCTAGGTTAACCGCCTTCAAGAGCCCGTCCTCGAACGATTCCCCGTGGAAAAACGCCCAAAGCGCTGCTTCCAGCGAATCCACGACATAGCCCGTGCCGCGGGGATTGGCAGGACGTTTGAATGACCCATGCGCAATCGCATCGATTGCCGAGGCTAGGGGAGCACCCTCCCATATTCCAAGGGAAGGCTGGAAGTGGCTGGATAGTATCTTGTCCTTGTCCGCTCCAGCTACAGCCCCTGCGATGAGCGCTCCCAGGTACCGGCAGGCATCCACCGCATTGCGAGCACCGTGGGTCGTTCGCGAACTCAGGCCCGACATCTCCACCGCCTTCGCTGGATCAGCAGCGAAGAACAGAGGCACAGGCGCAAGCCGCATTATCGAGCCGTTTCCCGCCGCACCCGGGTCATCTGTTCCACAGTAGGCCTCACCAGTGCGTTCGAACCTCCGGAGAGCCGCCATTGTGGTGTTCCCCACATCGAACGCCCGTCCGGTGCACGACATGTATCCTTTCCGCAGCCATTCCAGGTATCTGCGCAACTGGTCTACAGGGTCGAACCTCCTGATCTCCACCAATGATGCTGCAAGGCAAAGCGCCATCGAAGTATCGTCGGTGAACTGCCCGGGAGCGAGACCATGGGGGCCGCCTCCAACCATATCGGTCACCACTGGGAATGATCCGGGGGGCATGAACTCGACCTGTGCCCCTATGGCATCGCCGACAGCGAGGCCGAGAAGGCTTCCAAGATACCGGCTCTCCCTTTCCAATGAAATCGCCACCTTCAGCTGTGCATCACCGTTCAATCCAGCCTGTCCCCGTGATTGTGCGGTCAGGCAAGCCCTGCCTCCCTGTGCTTGGCTGCGATCGCGTCGGCAAGTCCCTCTATCGCCTGGAAATCTGCTTCGCGCGGCATCCCCTTGCATACGACTGGCTGGATGATCTCTGCCTTCAGATTCGCGATAGCGGCCGCTATCTGTTCCACTGCCTTACCGCCCCAGCTGAAGGAGTTGATCACCGACACGTACTTCGTCCTGGGCCGAAGTGCGTTGGCCAGGAAGGCCACATTGGCCGCTGCGGGATGAGCGCCTGCTAGAACTGTTGGCGTGCCAATCACGACGGTAGCCGCATCCACAAGAGACATGGCGATGCGCCCCACCTCAGACCCGGTAAGCTCGAACCGCTCCACCATCACTCCCCTGGCCGTCAACTCCTGCACAAACGCGTCAACCATCATCCTGGTGCTGCCGTGCATGCTGACGTAGGGAAGGGAAACCAGGTTCGACATTGGACCGCTCGTCCACGCCCGGTACTTCTCGATGATGAACTCCGGATCGTCCTGGATGGGCCCATGGCTGGGCGCGACGAGTTCGATGTCCAGTGAGGCGATCTTGTCAAGGTTCTTCGTGATGATGTTGCCAAACGGCATCATGATCTCTGCGAAATACCTCTTAGCAGCCTCCTGCGCCTTCGGGCCCTTTCCAGCGTACAGCTGACTCGTGGCGAGATGAGAGCCGAGAAAGTCGCACGTGAAGAGGATTCTCTCCTCCACGAGGTAGCTGAACATAGTCTCAGGCCAATGCACCCACGGAGCGTGGATGAACCGCAGGGTCCTCCCGCCGAGATCCAGCACTTCCCCATCATACACGGTCATTATGTCACTTTCCGACAGGTGGAGCAGATCCATGAGCATTGTCTTGCACTTGGGAGTGCACACCACCACCGCCTCAGGATGCCTCGCCAGAACATCGGGGATTGAGCCCGAATGATCCTGTTCGGCGTGGTGAGCCACGATGTAGTCGATTCGTTCCACCTCATCGAGCTGCCTCATAAGCTCACCTGACTGTGAGGGGTCCACGGTGTCGAGCAACGCGATCTTATCGCGCCCTCGGACCAAGTACGCGTTGTAGCTGGTTCCATCTGGAATTGGGACCAGTGCATCGAACAGACGCCTGTCCCAATCCACAGCGCCGTTCCACATGACCCCGTCCCGAATGCTTCTTGGCTTCATGTCCTCATTCCAACCTCCTCGTTGTACATCCCCGCGACAGTCTGTTACGATAGTGACCGCACTCTGTCGATTCTTTCGTCAGCATGATTCCAAATCCTCCATCAGGTGTGCGCCCTGGGGTCTGCACGCATGTGCGCGCTACCGAAATGCAGGGCCATGCAGGTATGATATAATACTTGTGGATATCCATACATCCTATGCCAACGATGCGACGCACTGGGGGGTTGTTTGTGTGACTGGTCCCTTCCACGAGCGAGGTTCCACCATGGTTGAAGTGCTGGTCTCTGTGGTAATCGTCAGTCTGGCTCTAACGTCTCTTCTTGCGTCGATATCCGAGGCGATCAGGATGGAGCGGGCGGCAGAGATGGCAGCAACCGCTGGCAACCTGGCAGGTGAAGCAATAGAGGAGTGCCGGGCCTACTTCAACTCGCATGATGAATCGAGGCTGGTGGCCAGAACCGCGCAGCAGGAGTCGGCAGCTCTGGCATCGCGGGGGCTTGGCAGCTACAGCAGAACCGTGTTGGTGTCCGAATCAGGAGTGTCTCCCAATCGGACGTGGACCCTACAGGTGACTGTCAACTACAGTGTGGGAGGATCTGAGCGCAGTGTCGTCCACCAAACGCTATTTGCTGAACGATAGAGGCGCCTCGCTTGTGGAGGTTCTCGTAACCCTCGTTCTGTCTGCTATGCTTGTAGCGGCAGTGTGGAGCACAGTAGGTGCAGCCAACGCCTCCTGGCGGTCCGGATCTGCGATGGCAGCGGCCACGAGAGAGTCAGAGGCTGCACTCATGGCAGTGTCATCGAAACTCAGGGTAGCGAGCAATGTAGATCTGTCTTCGCCCTCGTCTCCGGCTATCCTGGTGAGGACGCAGACTGGAGACTATTCATACGCATTCTCTCTATCGCAGACCACGCTCGAAATGCACACGCTGCGCCCTGATGGCACTGTGTCCACTGGCCGCGTCTGCTCAGATATCACGAGCCTAGTGATGTCCGAAGCCTCCGCAGACTCTTATGATGTACAGCTTACGAGCTCGGTCCGAGGAATATCGAGGACAGCTGCAACGAGAGTCACGATTAGGCGATAGGGGGTCAAGCCAATGCCCACGAGGTTCCGACTCGACACCGACCAGCGAGGTTCGGTGCTGGTCATTTCCCTTGTGGCCCTCGCCATTCTCGGAACCATAAGCGCTGGCCTGATAATGGCGGCCTCATCTACTTATCAGATACAGATGAATAATCGAAACAAGGTACAGGCACTGCTTGCAGCCGAGGGCGGCGCGGAGAAGGCCTACAACCTCATCAAAACTGATTCGTCTTACCGCACCACCAGGGACTTCTCAGCCCAGATTGGAACCGTTTCAGCGAGCGGATTCATAAGCCGCGACGGCGGTTCCTATTCAATCACGTCCACGGCCACCGTGAATCGCGTGTCCCAGACTGTCCAATTGGCAGTGTACACTGGTGTGTACAGCTACGGGCTGTATGCTGGCCAGTTCATTCAGGGCGAGCAGAACAACTACGTCCACGGCGCCGATGTAGTGGCAGGAGGAACCATCACCGGCATAGCCGTGGATCCAGGGTATGGGCTCTACCCCAGGAGTCCGCAAGTCTTCCCCGTATTCGCGGAGAACGAGTATTCCAAGTATCCTTCACCTCAGGTGGTTGGCGACACCATAACCGTAACCGGCGCCAATTACCTCAGCAATGGCATCGCCGGCAAGAACGACGTCAACATCATCTGCCCCAGCGGAAACGGGATTCTCTATATCAGCGGCGATCTTGTCGCGAACAATAACCTCATCTTCTCAGGAGACCTTGTCGTCATTGTCGATGGTCATATGGAAGCCAAGAACAACGCCGCTACGAGCTGGGGGATGACCCATCTGATCGTGAAGAAGAACGTGCACGTGATGAACAACATGACACTCACAGGAAGCGTACTGGCAGAGGGCTCGTTCCAGTGCAAGAACAACCTGGCCATAGATTACCAGCCTGGCGCCCCTGCTCCGACCGGATCTGGAATCGGTGGATGGGCGGTGTCGTGGCGAAGGTAGGATGAGGCGGCGGGGATTCCCCGCCGCCCGGTCTTCATGCGCGATTCACCCCGAGGCTACTTTAGCCACAGCGTTCCAAGGGCGCCCTCGGGCGCGTGCTTCGTGAGATGCTCTGCCATCTCGGCCAGCAGTTCCTCATTTGTGATGTTCCCCGTGTGGCCAAGGCGTGGGAAGCACTTCACGCACCCATCGTAATATGGGTCCTTCGTCGCCTCCAGGAACTCCTGTATCTTGTAGACTCCATTGTTCAGGTAGTAGTTATCCATGTCGCCAACGCGAATGTGAATCTTGCCCACGAGTTTCGGACCGATCGTCGCCCACTCCTTCTCGAGCTTGTACCGGATGTCGAAGTTCTCCTTCCAGAATGCGGCGACATCCTTGTTGATCACGCCGGTTATTGGATCCCATATCCTCGCGGGATAGCCATCTGGCCCCACAGGTCCGTATACGGCTTCCCAAACCGACCATTGCCCACCAGACTTGTTGCCGGGTCCAAGTGCGCGCTCCCAGTCGTTCTCCTGCTTCACCGTGAATTTGATGTTCCCATCCGTGGCTCGCGCCGACGGGCGCTCGACCTGGGTCCATTCGTACTCGGTGTAGTAGGCGTTGGCGTCCTTGTAGATGTTGATCAGCTGGAAGTAGCTGAAGTCGCCCGAATCAGGGCACAGCGGCCAGGTCCCGCCGAAAGAGTCAGGGCGCCATACCTGCAAAGCGAGAGCCTCCCATCCTCCAGTGGATCCTCCACTCAGAAGGCGCGCCCAGGCCTGGGGGATAGCGCGGAAGTTGCTCTCGATGTACGGAATCAGTTCAGTCATGATGGCATCGCCGTAAGGCCCAAGGTTCGCAGAATTGATCGAGTAGGATGTATCGTAGTATGGATTCTCATCTCGGATCTCCACGACTATCATCTGCGGGCACTGCTCCGATGCCCAGAACTTGTCGATCGAACGTCCCTGTCCGTAGCGGAGCGGAGGCCTGCCTCCCGGCCAGTGGCCCTGCTGATACCAGACTGGGTAATGCGCCTCAGGATGGCTGGCATATGTCCTAGGGAGTAGGATGTTAGCGCCTATGTACATCGGTTGGCCCCAAAAGTCGGAGAGGAGCTTACTCTGGATTTTCACGTATTTCACCATGTCGGTATCGGCGTAATTGCCCTGTTGCGCTACTTGGCCTGACCCTTCGGCCGGAAGGCCTGGCATCGCCTGAGACAGGCTGAGGTTCACCGGAGCTTTGGATGCCGGATCGATATGCATCTTCTCCGCCTTGCTCTTGAGGTTTCCAGGAGTGCTGAACATGGCCAGCGGGCCGCCTCCACCGGTCGACGCGGGCAGCTTCACCGTGTGTCCATCTGCCCTATGGTAGGTGGTGTATATGGTGAAAAACGCCTGCACGAAGTAGTCGCCGGCAGGAATGCCGCTGATATCGGCGATTGGATACCCATCCACATCAGGATCCCCGGAAGAGATCGTCATGATCTGTCCCGGCATAGCCCCGGAGATCTCCTTGCCCCAGAGCGGGACGCCAGTGACATCCACATCATCTTTGGGCTCGCTTCCGGCATCCTTCGAGATGATCACGAACACCCTTCCGTCAAGGGGGCCGGGGTTCGCCTCTGCCGGGAAGCTGATCCG includes:
- a CDS encoding ADP-ribosylglycohydrolase family protein gives rise to the protein MERESRYLGSLLGLAVGDAIGAQVEFMPPGSFPVVTDMVGGGPHGLAPGQFTDDTSMALCLAASLVEIRRFDPVDQLRRYLEWLRKGYMSCTGRAFDVGNTTMAALRRFERTGEAYCGTDDPGAAGNGSIMRLAPVPLFFAADPAKAVEMSGLSSRTTHGARNAVDACRYLGALIAGAVAGADKDKILSSHFQPSLGIWEGAPLASAIDAIAHGSFKRPANPRGTGYVVDSLEAALWAFFHGESFEDGLLKAVNLGDDADTTAAVYGQLAGAYYGVEAIPSKWLRVIAMRSTIENLASGLHEMAWEPRNPDRTPAPHVPHVNVPSLEFGDEPLNQFGEGSV
- a CDS encoding prepilin-type N-terminal cleavage/methylation domain-containing protein, encoding MSSTKRYLLNDRGASLVEVLVTLVLSAMLVAAVWSTVGAANASWRSGSAMAAATRESEAALMAVSSKLRVASNVDLSSPSSPAILVRTQTGDYSYAFSLSQTTLEMHTLRPDGTVSTGRVCSDITSLVMSEASADSYDVQLTSSVRGISRTAATRVTIRR
- a CDS encoding FprA family A-type flavoprotein; translated protein: MKPRSIRDGVMWNGAVDWDRRLFDALVPIPDGTSYNAYLVRGRDKIALLDTVDPSQSGELMRQLDEVERIDYIVAHHAEQDHSGSIPDVLARHPEAVVVCTPKCKTMLMDLLHLSESDIMTVYDGEVLDLGGRTLRFIHAPWVHWPETMFSYLVEERILFTCDFLGSHLATSQLYAGKGPKAQEAAKRYFAEIMMPFGNIITKNLDKIASLDIELVAPSHGPIQDDPEFIIEKYRAWTSGPMSNLVSLPYVSMHGSTRMMVDAFVQELTARGVMVERFELTGSEVGRIAMSLVDAATVVIGTPTVLAGAHPAAANVAFLANALRPRTKYVSVINSFSWGGKAVEQIAAAIANLKAEIIQPVVCKGMPREADFQAIEGLADAIAAKHREAGLA
- a CDS encoding spore coat associated protein CotJA — translated: MRPYDVHQPAMLAVAHVCPQAYTQRFNPIEGLKHGTIFPELVMAYVPERECPCEPKEADG
- a CDS encoding alpha/beta hydrolase-fold protein, with amino-acid sequence MRRNTVLQLAATIAVALLASVAVSAAGLPAPAGPGTLQFRISFPAEANPGPLDGRVFVIISKDAGSEPKDDVDVTGVPLWGKEISGAMPGQIMTISSGDPDVDGYPIADISGIPAGDYFVQAFFTIYTTYHRADGHTVKLPASTGGGGPLAMFSTPGNLKSKAEKMHIDPASKAPVNLSLSQAMPGLPAEGSGQVAQQGNYADTDMVKYVKIQSKLLSDFWGQPMYIGANILLPRTYASHPEAHYPVWYQQGHWPGGRPPLRYGQGRSIDKFWASEQCPQMIVVEIRDENPYYDTSYSINSANLGPYGDAIMTELIPYIESNFRAIPQAWARLLSGGSTGGWEALALQVWRPDSFGGTWPLCPDSGDFSYFQLINIYKDANAYYTEYEWTQVERPSARATDGNIKFTVKQENDWERALGPGNKSGGQWSVWEAVYGPVGPDGYPARIWDPITGVINKDVAAFWKENFDIRYKLEKEWATIGPKLVGKIHIRVGDMDNYYLNNGVYKIQEFLEATKDPYYDGCVKCFPRLGHTGNITNEELLAEMAEHLTKHAPEGALGTLWLK
- the pckA gene encoding phosphoenolpyruvate carboxykinase (ATP), producing the protein MVNEIQSIGLINPGAIHHNLSLPSLIEAALANGEGVLSATGALCVATGKYTGRSPEDKFVVDEPESHDRIAWGNVNKPFSQERFDALYRRVMAYLQGRQVYVFDGFAGADPAYELPIRVINQYAWQNAFITQLLLRPSAEQLKSHKPSFTVIAAPGFNADPELDGTRSEAFVIVNFAKRVVLIGGTHYAGEMKKSVFTVMNYLMPLAGVLPMHCSANVGADGRTALFFGLSGTGKTTLSADPARRLIGDDEHGWDDSGIFNFEGGCYAKCIGLSHEHEPQIWDAIKFGSITENVLVDPLTRIPDYSSDSITENTRAGYPVEYIPNAQIPGVGGHPSTVIFLTADAFGVMPPISKLDRAAAMYHFISGYTSKLAGTERGIIEPTATFSACFGAPFLPMPPAKYAEMLGDRLDKHGSAVYLVNTGWIGGPYGVGKRISLRHTRAMVSAALDGSLDSAAYSRDPIFNVLVPASCPGVPQETLNQRGLWADSAAYDRAAQDLAHRFAKNFASFQGMHAEIGSAGPIA
- a CDS encoding manganese catalase family protein gives rise to the protein MWVYEKKLEYPMKVSGPNPKLAKSVVTQYGGPDGELGASMRYLTQRYSMPTSQAVGVLTDIGTEELAHMEMVASLVYNLLKGASIQQIKAAGMDGYYADHDRSVFLVNGDGVPWIAAYIQSKGDPIADLHEDLAAEEKARATYEHLINLSDDPGATDVLRFLREREVVHFQRFGETLNLVHEHLSSRKVW
- a CDS encoding spore coat protein CotJB, encoding MPCVRTREEMLERIQALEFTAVDLNLYLDTHPCDSRALADYNQVCVALRQTCDAYEHAFGPMMNFGNSIARCRWSWVDEPWPWQSQS